CACAGGTTTGTCTCATGCAACTTTTTGTGACACAACTGTTAATATagtgaataataatatattatctTATTATCGTAATTTGTTTGAATAGGACCCAATGCATTAAACTTACGTTAATGTTTAAGAACTGTTGTGTCAATTTAAATTATCTGAACCCGGAAATACTGAAGAATATTTATCGTTTTATGCAGAGATGAATCTTTTTGTGTGCCTGCTGGCTGCAGGTATTTGCCTGTGCTTCCAAAGCCTGGTGAATGCTGGTGAGTATCTGCAATGTCTTTCTTTGAAAAGCAAATACCTTTTAGAtgcattagtttttaaatttacaggCATTTAATTTTCAAGAAATCATGTCTGGTTTTTGGCAGATATcaaagaaatgtacagtatgtttggtTTTTCAGTTGCAAAATAGActatattatttcattaaataataGTAAAAGGCCGTAATTGTGTGATATTAATAAAACTAGGAAATTGTCGTGTCACAAACGAcgatttgaaattaaataaaatgagtttttcttttttatcagaATCTCATTTGAGCAGGAGTGCCATCGAAAGGGCTGTGCTCGCAGCCAAAGCCGAGGTGGACAGTGCTTATGAGTTCTCCAGAAGAGAGTGAGTAAACAAACCCTTTCAACTGCTGTATTCATAAGTGATTGACCTACAAACTTGGGTTTAACGATGTTTGGAATAAAGGCGTTCAGTAATGTGACCTATTCACACAACACAGGAGTATTGACCGTGTGAGGAGGAATGCGGGGAGCCCCTCAGACGTCCTGCGGCTGCTGAAGCAGCCTGCTGGCCTGACCCGTTCTGCTGTGCGTGCTGCTGACTATATGGACAATGCTGTTAAACTAATCAAAAGGTCGTTGGAAACACGTTCAAAACGCTCCATAAATGCCACAGGTGGGTAGGCCTTCGCATTCCGTAAAAGATGTTGCAGATCTGTTGGTTTTGaactatttattttcttctttcaactAGATGGGGTCTCCATCGAGGTTTTGCAGTCCATTGCTAATCTGACAGGCTGCTCCATCCAACAGCGTCCACCTACTTGCACGTCAATTTCCAATTCAGACAAGTTTCGTACTGCAAGCAGCGTCTGCAACAACATGTGAGAGAACGATTCTTTCGTTTCTGTAATAATTACCTCTGTTTTTCAACAAATTAAAACCTTCATTGGGACAAATTAATTACCTAGTTTTACCTAAGCACAAAAATCAATAAGGCAGAGTGCCACAAAAATGATGTTAAAAAAGAGAGGATTATAGGGTACGGAAATCGATGTATTTCTCTCGCcaatagacaaaacacacgCCGGGGATCATCCAACACACCTTTCGCCCGCTGGCTCCCAGCTGAGTACCAGGACGGCATTTCTCTGCCTAAAGGCTGGGACCCGCTGGTGCCAATCAACAATCGAATTCTTCCCTTGGTAATATTCTTCAAAAACCATCTTCCTTGCCATAACCAGTAAAAACAACGCGTaaaaacactgtactgtagttGTATACATAATTTCTACCAAATTATCCATCCTGTCCCCAGGTAAGAGAAGTATCAAACCGTATCCTCCGCTTTACTAACCCTGACGTGGACAGCGACCCACTCTACACTCATCTGGTGACACTCTTCGGGCAGTGGACTGATCATGACCTGACCTTCACTCCATCCTCTCCTTTGATTACTTCATACGGTAGCAGTGTTGCCTGTGACCAGTCATGTGATCGCAGAGAGCCCTGTTTCCCCATTAAGGTCAGTGCATCCATGCGTTTCACAGGAACAGATGAACACATCTAAAGCACAAATATAGTCACCGAATACTAACTGCTTCTTATCATCTCAACAGATCCCCAGCGTAGACCCCCGCTTTGGGGTAAACTCCCAACAGTGCATCCCCTTGATCCGCTCAGCAGCCACTTGTGGTTCTGGATTAGATCATTTCTTTGGTGAAGTCACTCCCCGTGAGCAGTTAAACACCCTCACTGCCTTCATTGATGTGGGTCAGGTGTACGGTTCAGACGATGTTAAAGCTCGCTTCCTGCGCAACCTCACCACAGATGAGGGCCTGTTAAGAGTCAACACGCAGTTCAGTGACAATGGTCGTGAACTTATGCCTTTCGCTAACAGTAGTGTCAACGTTTGTGCCAACCGGGCTCGCATCACAGGAGGTAATCCTCAGGAAGTGCCCTGCTTTGTGGCTGGTAGGTGGCAACAAATCATTTAACGTAGCTACAGTCCTTGTAAAcgattaaacataaataaaaacaatcacacaGGTAACAACGTCTGATTTTCTGTGACTTTTAAGGTGACGGTCGCTCCAATGAGAACATTGGTCTGACCTCTGTGCACACACTCCTGATGCGTGAGCACAATCGTCTGGCCCGCGCTTTGGCCAAACTCAATCCTACCTGGAACGGAGAGAGAATCTACCAGGAGGCGCGAAAAATCATGGGAGGATACTTCCAGGTTAGAGAGGGACATGAGCAGCACAAATGGTTGAATCGACTGATGTTCTGTTATCCAAAGCTGCAGTCAACTCAGATTCTTTTTTGTCTCCCAGGTTCTGACTTTCAGAGACTACTTGCCCCATATTGTTGGTCCAGACTTCGTTGCCAAGCATCTGTCCAACTACCCTGGTTATGACAGAAACGTGGACCCCAGCATCGCCAATGTGTTCGCCACAGCTGCGTACCGATTCGCTCACCTGGCGATTCAGCCTGTCATGTTTCGTCTGGATGAACAATACCAGGAGCACCGTCTTTTCCCGAGCCCCCCTCTGCACACAACCTTCTTTGCCTCATGGAGGGTCGTCTTTGAAGGTCAGggctaaaatgttaaacttaGCTATGAATTGTTGACTGAACACAGAATGTACAGAGTTGATCAAACTGAAACACATCTTTCCTCAGGTGGCTTGGACCCACTTCTGAGAGGGCTGGTGGGTCGCCCGGCTAAGCTAAATACGCAGAGTAAAATGATGACTGATGAGCTGAGGGATAAGCTGTTTAAGTTCAACGAAAAGTTGGCGCTGGATCTGGCCTCTCTCAAcatgcagagaggaagagaccaTGGAATTCCCGGTATTTAGTCTTTCTATTTGTCTACTATGTGTACAATAAATCTTACTAAAGGTATTCTGATTTGGCATTTTGTCAGATTGCAGTTCACTGTGCCAAAAGTTAGTTCCTCTAtgtattttctaaaagaaaaacaaaaatgttggaagGTTTGAAAGCGTTTCACTGAATGAAGGTTCATTAGTAGTGACATGCACAGGTCACATAAAGTACAAGGTAAATATAAATGACagtgttttcatcttttgtgCCCCTTTTTAGGCTACAATAAATGGCGCAAATTCTGCGGACTGTCACAACCACAGAGCCTGTCAGACCTGGCTATAGTTATGAACAGCACAATTCTAGCCAGAAATCTGATGGATCTGTACGGCACACCTGACAACATTGATGTGTGGCTGGGAGGAGTGGCTGAGCCGTTTGTCCCTGGAGGAAGAGTGGGGCCTCTGCTTGGCTGCCTGATTTCCAAACAGTTTGAGAGGATCCGCCAGGGAGACCGGTGGGCTACTACTTGTTGCACATTCACTTTCTTTATACTTagaatttttaataattatgtgTCCATATTCAGATTTTGGTGGGAGAATGATGGAGTCTTCACTGAAGCTCAGCGGTCATCACTGAGACAAACATCATTTGCCCGCATCATCTGTGACAACACTGGCATCACTGAAGTACCCCAGAACCCCTTCCTGTACCGGCCTCGAGGGTCTGGTTACACCCGGTGTGAGAACATCCCTGCTTTTGACCTCACTCCATGGAACGATAATAGTGGACCACCAGGACCACCAGGACCACAGGGACCATCAGGACCACCAGGTAAATCTGCCACCTCGTGTTTAATTACCTATTTAAAAGCCTTCTGAAATTGATTTAACACTATACTACTatactgtgtctttttttcataaagGACCCAGTGGGCCACCTGGTCCAGCAGGCCCACCTGGACCTCCTGGCACAGTGGCAAAAGCCGCTTTCTCAGTGCGTCTGGGCAGCAGTGCCCCCAGAAATGGCATTCCCATCCTCTTCAAAGATGTCATCTACAATGGACAGAACAGTTACAGCATCAACACAGGGACTTTCACCTGTAATATTCCAGGTGTTTATGAGTTCAACTTCCACTGCACACTCTTCCAGAGTAACGCCAATGTGGATCTTCTGCGTAATGGAAGGCTGACCCTGCACTCATTCACCACCCGGCAGAATGGTTACATTTCAGCCAGTGGGAACGTAAACATTAGGCTTGAAAAGGGGGACAGGGTTTGGTTGGTGGCCAATGAGGGTGGCAACACTATGACTAGTGACAGCATCTTTTCAGGGCACCTGCTGTTTACTGAGTAGAGGGCTGTTCCTGAAGCATTTGTTAATCCACCACATCTTTATCAtatagcaaaataaaataaaaattagttgGTTAGTCTAAAGGTTCACAATGTAGCAAGATGAGCTGACTTTCCAATTTCCACTGCAGTATTGACTGCAATAGCAAGGTCATGGAGACACACAGTAGGGCTCTAAATTATTCAGATTTGTATGTTTAAAGTTCAGCAGAGCTATGCTGAGAGTCACCTAAAGTTTCTACAGTAATAGTTATTATAAATGAGGGAGCGACAGTTCTCTATATGTTTAAATGGACATTTTTGCACTGAACCTGTTTAAAAGTTTAGCATTGAATGAAGGACTGTTGATGATACAGTTACCTGCAGAAGTAATGTAAAACAGCACTGAAAGACAGCTTAAAGTATAAATATGAGTATAACTTCATTTCTAACTTGTTTAATTCTTTTGAATTAACCCTATGATTGTCtactttttaatcaaaagcacacacatttttacatacagtaaatataagtTAGCAAATTATTTTGGGAAATTTTTAACTCTCaggaaattagatttttttttaaatatatattttttgttctgTATGAAGTGTAAGATttagtgtgaaaaaaataaatgattgttttgcaatttatttttgactgaattacattttttatacaatGTGCAGACTCATAAAATCAACTAAGTTTTAGCTAAACCAGCATATGGCACTGACATACAAATCATACCTTTTCAGGGACAAAAAGAGGAAGCACAAACAACTTTTGGgcttgaatacattttatttactgcacACAGGAGGTAAagcttgtttaaaacaaatagcttgaaacaaaaatgtaaaaacattcaaaatataaatacaatgtaacaatgtaatttattacattGAATGCCTCTTCTTATTCGCTGAAAGACCCAGTAGTATAGTTGGTGAATTCATTTTCTACCCCAGCAGGAACGTGAAGCAATCCTAAACCAAAGTTTCCATTATCTCACGCAGATCATACAAAAATGAGGTAAAGCTTGTTTAATACAAAtagcttaaaacaaaaaataaaatatctagGAGACATATATAGATTATAACTGATGTAACCCACATCATCAGCTGACACTGATTTTAGCTAAACCAGTAGATGGCACTGACATACAAGTCATAGAAGTCGTACATacatacaacaacaacatacaagTAACTTGATGTAATTTATTACCTTGTATGCCTCTTATTGACTGAAAGGACCCAGTAGTATAGTTGGTTTTTTACCCCAGCAGGAATGTGAAGCAATCCTTAAAGCAAAATTTCTATTAGATCATGCAGAtcataaaaaaatcaatgtgaGAACTAGTGATTAACAATATTCCATAAagatgaaagacagaaaacaggttaatattttaacaaatagTTACAATGATGAATTGGGTTTTGgtgggtttttcttttaacaaaacacataGAAAGTACTGTTATAAGCCAGGATATTAGTTAAAAAGTGGGAATGAAGTAATGCTCAAATGTGAACTTCCATGTGAGGAATTTACTTATTCACTCAATTTGCATCTGCCAGTTCACTAAAAATTACTTAATGTAACATaaccacaaacatgcacaaagcaTGTAAAATTAATTAAGTACCTGTGTAAAGttagttaaattaaaatacaccaGTCAAACATaccattatgaccacctgtgcaattcgTTTCAAcctaaataattttataaattttcCTTTATAAAATCTTATCAAGGAAAACACATCCACTCTACTCTCAAATCCCATCCCCTCCACTCTCTGTCAAGCAACTGCACCTACACTAATCCCAGCTATTACTGTAAGGGGATTTTTAGTTTGGACCCCAGAGATAAATGGAATAGCTGAGCTGAGTAACAGCCAGGCAGTTCGACAGTCAAATTAAACATAGCAGACAGATAAGCTGACTAACAACAGGGGGTCCTGAGGTCAGTTTACTAACTAAAAATTACATCAGAGGTGCTGGCAAAATTAGAATGCTAAATCTCTTCAATAAAGATGTagatattatattaataaagatATCAAAAGAATACCACTACAGATAACAATACCATTTATGTGATACCCATTGTCCACTGAGGCTAGATAtgtcacgtttaggttaagggatggacccaagagaagagacagagcgagggtttgcaaaataaggggcttttattgaaagagatgtaaatgatgaacaggaccagcacacgaaaggagttaacttgaaaacaagaggggaaccgaattaccagaaataaacacagctcgggctcaggggacaagttagagaaagagctaacagaggctactgataaactaaggcacagataaacgttaaaccactagagcgggtaaacacaagggtaaggctaaggagactaagaaatatcaaagaacaaactactgaacaaaggctAAGACGTAATAATGATTAAGGTAAAACGgagcacaacttaaaaacacactggaagggaacaataccaaagtaacagagctgggggagcacatacacacaaggactatggggaggcagtcacaaacaaactcaacataaagcactggcaaactgaagagcacacaagcaaacctaaacatgaaaaaaccaggataacacaagcggagaaaactagggactaggccaaaatactgaattaaacaaagggcagacctcagaccaaaaccacacagagtccaggataccaaaaGTCCAAGATGcaggagtccagatttcccaagagttcgagaaacgtaagtttcaggctttaccaaaagtccagagtctactgtggagttggtgagggtaatggtgagggtaataatgatgacaatgatgcccacgatgaagacagtgaccacattaacaatgacgaggatctggcaggggagtgaagggaagactgaacttaaatagagggtggaacaggtgcaaacaatgagggacaacgagggtaaagcttggtgaacagaaccagggacaggaagtaaagagaaggggccacaaaataaaagtccagggacaggaagtgcaacaagaccctGACAAGATATACTGCATAGAACAGTGGTCAGGTGAATGTACAATATCAAAATGAGGTGAGAACCAGAAATACCCGAAAAATAACTTCAGACAGTTGTATTTAAGTCAGAGTTAGCAATACGACAGTTTACATTACCATATTAGTTCAAGAAAAAACTTAACAATTGATTAATATGGACATGGCCTCACCCGAATTATTTGATTAGGTTCTCTTGTTATTCTGACCCGCTGCTCCTCCGTGTTTGCTCTGCACCAGCTCTCACTCTCAtatgttcatctaaaacatAAGGATTTTTTGGGTAATGAAACAGTAATGAAAGTTATCATTACtgtattcttcttcttcttcttcttattattattattattactggcAGTTATCATTTTACATAGTAACTCCGTAAATTCTtccttttaacacacacacacaatcaaaaatgttatatttaatacatacattttggCAAATGGGTCTTTTTGTAGGCAGCATGGTGGAAGAGTGGGTAGGGCTGTTGCCTCACAGATAAAAGGTTGTGGGTTCATGCCCCCTGGGCAACTGTGAAGTCTGAAAGTTCTCCCTGCAACTGTTttctccaggtactccagtatcctcccacagtccaatgTTAGGTCGATTGCTGAAGCTAAATTGCtcataagtgtgaatggttgtctctctgtgttggccctaagatagactgATGACCTATCCAGGGTGTACCTCACCTATGACCGCTGGGATAAGTGCCTTGTGACTCTATacataggataagcagttaaagatgatggatggagtTTCTTCAGCAGCGGTGCTGTTGCACTCATTTTTACAAACATGCAGCACTGAACAAACACAtaaagacatcttcagctcttTGTCCTTCTGTAGCCTGACTGACTGCCCCAgtcttctgctgcagctgccaaaACACTCTATTTGATGTGCAATTCATTGttcaaaaacaaactatttccTTTAGATTTACAATTTCTCAGCTGTTGAGCAGTGAAATGATCTGACAGATTTTTTGCTAAGTTATCAAAAGAATTATTAATGAAAACTCCCTAAATTAGCTTTTACTGTTTGCCCTGGTTTTATAATATCTGTCATCTATTTTATAGCTGAAATAGAAAACACTTTGAAATAGATAAGACCtctattttaaatatatgacaGAGGATCAAGCTACACTTTACCGTGCAGTGTGCATACAGACGGATCTCTGGCTGGTGTCTGTAGGTCAGACTTAGGGATGGGCGATACcagcattttttccttttgatacGATACAATTAATTTATGgtactttttcatttaaatcGATACGATACCGGAAAAATCCCAGGATGGCACCTTGTtcattaataactttattgCAAGGGCAATATGAAGTATGAATAAAACGCATGAACATACACACTTGAAAGAATGCTTTAAAATAGCTAATAAAATAGATTGataagtgaataaaataaaataaagataaaaataaatataaaaaaaacctacacatttctacaaaattaattatatttcttaaattaaaatataaacatagtGCCCAAGAACCTGCATTAAACCAGTAAAACATTATAACACAACAACATCATCATCCTCAACATTAAAATTAACGTCATCAACAacatcaaaatgcaaaatgataaTTTCACTCGTTTTTATTACACTGAAAGAGAATTCGGACGGATTGCTGCTATATGGAACCACTTCATTGCAGACCGAGCACATGGCATTATTACTTTTGGCAATGGGTGAAAAATTGCACCGCAGGAGGATTGAGGCAGTGCTGGATGAGGCTGCGCAGTGAGCCTTCAGCTCTGACAGCTGATAGGCGGCCATAATCATATGACACGGAAGACCATCTAAAATACGTCCGGGCTAAACATAAACTTGATGCTTAAAACTCTcagaagtgaaaacaaattgcaCGTTTTGTATTAGCAAAATAGTATCGcgatattttaaaaagtatcgACTCCAAAATATCGAAGTATCGTTTCCAGAAAATCGTATCTAGACACACTTTTGCTTTAGCAGGCCGGGACGTTCTGGTACTCACACTGTCCAGGCTGTTACTCGCCCGTCGCTGTCTATTAAACACACATGCTCCTCTCCTCAGTCATAGACTACATCACACCGAGCTAGTTTTAAGATTAgccaacaaaaataaaagttaccTTCTGAAAACAGCAGTAAGATCTAAAAGAGCTAGTATTGATATGAACCAAAGGAACAGACGGATTTACACGTAGTGTTACTAGTTTGTGCCGACGCTGGTACATCTTGGCAAAAACTACGATTAAAGtagagcaaaaataataattacagctgTAAAGTAGAATATAATTCATTGAAGACTCCAGTAAATCTGGGCTCAATAAAGACATTGCACTGCCAAATTAGACTTTCATTCAAAACgtggtttatttttaattattaaatgtagGTTGTATGTACCTCACCAATCAAATGCTTTTTACAGTTGTTTACAGGCGCAGAGAAAGCAGGGGAGCAAATCCTTAATGCGCCTCTCACAACAGGCTCCTTCCCTACGTTTAAACAGGACCCGGTGCAGGGGCAGTGGCCAGGTCAGCAATGCGCCGGGAGCAGGAACGAGGACAAGAACTGGCACAGGAGAAGTGTGGGGTTCGCCAAGAACCGGTCTGGGAGCCAGTGGGATATCTGTCAATCACTTTATCACCATATATACTACGCCATTGCTGGGGGTGTCCTTCAGGTGTCCAACATTAAAGCATCAGGATTTGCActgaactacactgaaagcttaGATCCTTGAGCACCGACGcagcgtcagcatgtaacgcaaATGGACTGGACAAACCGATGCTTTGTAACGAAAGGGCTGTTTATGAAAGAACAACTTCTcaaatttcaacttgctctttatgtctttagtttaatatgtaaatgtacattgatGCTTTTGAACTTTCTTCTGATTtccctatataaaaatatatctcCAATACTAGCTTAAAAACTACTCCAGGTGACAaaacctggaggagttttcatcattaggagttcagataatgtcatcagGGAGATCTCTGCAgcttgaccatgattacaaattccacagtgtgagcaacaagtcagagagaagtttaatggcatccATTTGCATGTACtgctcaaactagaaccaaaagaagcaagttcaatatcagaaATAAAGGCAAGTATTCGCAAGAGACAAACTGCAAAATGGAATAATGTGGCAAGGCTTACTTGTGTATAGTTGTTAGAGTCAGTTGTCATGAAATATTCATGATCTGAATATTTAATGATATCATTAATTAAATGAACATGATAAAATAGATTAAAGATAGTCGGGGCAcagatgacattttaaattttaaagctAAAGGTGGTAGTGGTGACACTGCATAATACCAAATATTATCATTTATGGTGACAGCgtgttaatgctgttttttaagttttttttttttcattttgttcctAAACCCACGCTAACTTAGTTCAAAGTACATCTATAATTATCATGCCtcattgcattgcattgcaAGAGGAGGAATTCAACCcggaaaaattaaaaacataaggGCAAACCCTTACGAAAAATGAGAGCCACTGTGATCTCTGGAAACCTCGTTATTTTAAATCAGTACCCATATCCTGTCTAATCGCCCACATAAAAATTCAACATATAATCGAACCTTAAAGGAAGTTTGTCAGTTTGTCTTCTTTCCTTCGGTGAATAATCAAACCATTTACTGGGTTACTGGGTCAGCGGTGTTTGCGCTTCAGGAAGTGAACACTGATGAGttcttttgtttgatttgcATAGCGAAGAAGACAGTAGCTTACGGCAAGGTTCAGCTGTCTTTCATCCAGTGACCtagattattatttatgtttgttgGACATAATTTTTACatatcaaaatttgaaataaagacTAACTATAACAGAGAACAGGGAAAACgacaataacaaaattaaaaaagttgCTCAATACCGTGAATATCTGTTTAtgaattacatttcaaatagaagggtttgttggtgtttgtttttatggttCGTTAAAAAGAaccaataatttgtttttaagtgaaaAGTATTGAAACTCCgtctaatataataatattgtataCAGCATACTAACATCTACAAATAGACACCGACAAATATGATAAATTAACACATGCATTCATAAGGCGAAAACTTAAATCTGGTTGAGGGTTTTAACATCCATCATGAGCAACTTAATCATATACTTGGTACCTGTGGGAAGTCTTAAGAGGGATTTCATGATAAAGgaacaaggaaaaagaaaaggaatttGTTGTTAGTCACAATTCCTAAAAACAGATGCCATGCTGAGCGACGCCCCATCCTGCACATATAAGTATTCTTATTTCGTAGGATGATAGAGCGCCTCAGCGAACACGAGCTTTACCTTTCCCACAGGTTTGTCTCATGCAACTTTTTGTGACACAACTGTTAATATattgaataataatatattatcgTAATTTGTTTGAATAGGATCAAATGCATTAAATGTTCGTTAATGTTTAAAGTATATTAAGAAATGTTATATATTAAGAAAATGTCCATTTAAATTATCTGAACCCGGAAATACTGAAGAATGTTTATCGTTTTATGCAGAGATGAATCTTTTTGTGTGCCTGCTGGCTGCAGGTATTTGCCTGTGCTTCCTAAGCCTGGTGAATGCTGGTGAGTATCTGCAATGTCCATTTTTGAACAGAAAATACCTTTTagatgcattgttttttttaatttacaggcAATTTTCAACAAATCATGTCTGGTTTTTGGCAGATATcaaagaaatgtacagtatgtttggtTCGTCAGTTGCAAAATAGACTAtattatttcagtaaaaaataGTAAAAGGCTGTCATTGTGTGATAttaataaaaaggtgaaaatttTCGTGTCACAAACAACGacttgaaataaacaaaataagtttttcttttttatcagaATCTCGTTTGAGCAGGAGTGCCATCGAAAGGGCTGTGCTCGCAGCCAAAGCCGAGGTGGACAGTGCTTATGAGTTCTCCAGAAGAGAGTGAGTAAACAAACCCGTTCAACTGCTGTATTCATAAGTGATTGACCTACAAACTTGGGTTTAACGATGTTTGGAATAAAGGCGTTCAGTAATGTGACCTATTCACACAACACAGGAGTATTGA
This window of the Channa argus isolate prfri chromosome 11, Channa argus male v1.0, whole genome shotgun sequence genome carries:
- the LOC137136516 gene encoding eosinophil peroxidase-like; the encoded protein is MNLFVCLLAAGICLCFQSLVNAESHLSRSAIERAVLAAKAEVDSAYEFSRRESIDRVRRNAGSPSDVLRLLKQPAGLTRSAVRAADYMDNAVKLIKRSLETRSKRSINATDGVSIEVLQSIANLTGCSIQQRPPTCTSISNSDKFRTASSVCNNIQNTRRGSSNTPFARWLPAEYQDGISLPKGWDPLVPINNRILPLVREVSNRILRFTNPDVDSDPLYTHLVTLFGQWTDHDLTFTPSSPLITSYGSSVACDQSCDRREPCFPIKIPSVDPRFGVNSQQCIPLIRSAATCGSGLDHFFGEVTPREQLNTLTAFIDVGQVYGSDDVKARFLRNLTTDEGLLRVNTQFSDNGRELMPFANSSVNVCANRARITGGNPQEVPCFVAGDGRSNENIGLTSVHTLLMREHNRLARALAKLNPTWNGERIYQEARKIMGGYFQVLTFRDYLPHIVGPDFVAKHLSNYPGYDRNVDPSIANVFATAAYRFAHLAIQPVMFRLDEQYQEHRLFPSPPLHTTFFASWRVVFEGGLDPLLRGLVGRPAKLNTQSKMMTDELRDKLFKFNEKLALDLASLNMQRGRDHGIPGYNKWRKFCGLSQPQSLSDLAIVMNSTILARNLMDLYGTPDNIDVWLGGVAEPFVPGGRVGPLLGCLISKQFERIRQGDRFWWENDGVFTEAQRSSLRQTSFARIICDNTGITEVPQNPFLYRPRGSGYTRCENIPAFDLTPWNDNSGPPGPPGPQGPSGPPGPSGPPGPAGPPGPPGTVAKAAFSVRLGSSAPRNGIPILFKDVIYNGQNSYSINTGTFTCNIPGVYEFNFHCTLFQSNANVDLLRNGRLTLHSFTTRQNGYISASGNVNIRLEKGDRVWLVANEGGNTMTSDSIFSGHLLFTE